One Numenius arquata chromosome 10, bNumArq3.hap1.1, whole genome shotgun sequence DNA segment encodes these proteins:
- the AP3M1 gene encoding AP-3 complex subunit mu-1 isoform X2 — protein sequence MIHSLFLINCSGDIFLEKHWKSVVSQSVCDYFFEAQEKAIDVENVPPVISTPHHYLISIYRDKIFFVSVIQTEVPPLFVIEFLHRVADTFQDYFGSSNVGDTLPTGQLSNIPWRRAGVKYTNNEAYFDVIEEIDAIIDKSGSTVFAEIQGVIDSCIKLSGMPDLSLSFMNPRLLDDVSFHPCIRFKRWESERVLSFIPPDGNFRLISYRVSSQNLVAIPVYVKHMISFKENSSSGRFDVTIGPKQNMGKTVEGVVMTVHMPKAVLNMNLTATQGSYTFDPVTKVLTWDVGKITPQKLPNLKGIVNLQSGAPKPEENPSLNIQFKIQQLAISGLKVNRLDMYGEKYKPFKGVKYITKAGKFQVRT from the exons ATGATCCACAGCCTGTTTCTTATAAACTGTTCTGGCGATATATTCTTGGAGAAGCACTGGAAGAGCGTTGTGAGCCAATCTGTGTGCGATTATTTCTTTGAAGCTCAGGAGAAAGCAATCGATGTTGAGAATGTGCCTCCTGTCATCTCAACGCCGCATCACTACCTCATCAGCATCTATCGGGATAAAATCTTCTTTGTGTCTGTCATACAGACAGAAGTGCCGCCACTCTTTGTAATTGAATTTCTACACCGAGTAGCAGATACTTTCCAG GATTACTTCG gcaGCAGTAATGTGGGTGACACACTTCCCACTGGACAGTTGTCAAACATCCCTTGGCGCAGAGCAGGGGTAAAATACACAAACAACGAAGCTTATTTTGATGTCATTGAAGAAATTGATGCCATTATAGATAAATCAG gtTCCACAGTCTTTGCAGAAATTCAAGGTGTTATTGATTCGTGTATTAAGCTCTCAGGAATGccagatctttctctttctttcatg AACCCACGGCTGCTGGATGACGTGAGCTTCCATCCCTGTATTCGGTTCAAACGCTGGGAGTCTGAGAGAGTCCTTTCGTTCATTCCTCCCGATGGGAATTTCAGATTGATCTCCTACCGCGTCAGTTCACAGAA CTTGGTGGCAATTCCTGTATATGTGAAACACATGATCAGCTTTAAGGAAAATAGTTCTTCGGGAAGATTTGATGTTACCATTGGACCGAAACAGAACATGGGGAAAACAGTAGAAGGAGTTGTCATGACCGTTCACATGCCAAAGGCTGTACTTAATATGAACCTCACTGCTACACAAGGCAGCTACACGTTTGACCCAGTTACTAAA GTGTTAACGTGGGACGTTGGCAAAATCACTCCTCAGAAGCTACCAAACCTGAAGGGCATTGTGAACCTGCAGTCTGGAGCCCCCAAGCCAGAGGAGAATCCCAGTTTAAACATCCAGTTTAAGATCCAACAGCTTGCAATTTCAG GACTGAAAGTGAATCGCTTAGACATGTACGGAGAAAAATACAAGCCTTTTAAAGGTGTCAAATATATTACAAAAGCGGGAAAATTCCAAGTCAGGACATGA
- the AP3M1 gene encoding AP-3 complex subunit mu-1 isoform X1, whose translation MIHSLFLINCSGDIFLEKHWKSVVSQSVCDYFFEAQEKAIDVENVPPVISTPHHYLISIYRDKIFFVSVIQTEVPPLFVIEFLHRVADTFQDYFGECSETAIKDNVVIVYELLEEMLDNGFPLATESNILKELIKPPTILRSVVNSITGSSNVGDTLPTGQLSNIPWRRAGVKYTNNEAYFDVIEEIDAIIDKSGSTVFAEIQGVIDSCIKLSGMPDLSLSFMNPRLLDDVSFHPCIRFKRWESERVLSFIPPDGNFRLISYRVSSQNLVAIPVYVKHMISFKENSSSGRFDVTIGPKQNMGKTVEGVVMTVHMPKAVLNMNLTATQGSYTFDPVTKVLTWDVGKITPQKLPNLKGIVNLQSGAPKPEENPSLNIQFKIQQLAISGLKVNRLDMYGEKYKPFKGVKYITKAGKFQVRT comes from the exons ATGATCCACAGCCTGTTTCTTATAAACTGTTCTGGCGATATATTCTTGGAGAAGCACTGGAAGAGCGTTGTGAGCCAATCTGTGTGCGATTATTTCTTTGAAGCTCAGGAGAAAGCAATCGATGTTGAGAATGTGCCTCCTGTCATCTCAACGCCGCATCACTACCTCATCAGCATCTATCGGGATAAAATCTTCTTTGTGTCTGTCATACAGACAGAAGTGCCGCCACTCTTTGTAATTGAATTTCTACACCGAGTAGCAGATACTTTCCAG GATTACTTCGGCGAATGTTCTGAGACTGCAATTAAGGACAATGTAGTTATTGTGTATGAACTTCTAGAAGAAATGTTAGACAACGGCTTTCCACTGGCAACAGAATCTAACATATTGAAGGAGCTGATTAAGCCTCCCACAATTTTGCGCTCCGTCGTCAACTCCATCACag gcaGCAGTAATGTGGGTGACACACTTCCCACTGGACAGTTGTCAAACATCCCTTGGCGCAGAGCAGGGGTAAAATACACAAACAACGAAGCTTATTTTGATGTCATTGAAGAAATTGATGCCATTATAGATAAATCAG gtTCCACAGTCTTTGCAGAAATTCAAGGTGTTATTGATTCGTGTATTAAGCTCTCAGGAATGccagatctttctctttctttcatg AACCCACGGCTGCTGGATGACGTGAGCTTCCATCCCTGTATTCGGTTCAAACGCTGGGAGTCTGAGAGAGTCCTTTCGTTCATTCCTCCCGATGGGAATTTCAGATTGATCTCCTACCGCGTCAGTTCACAGAA CTTGGTGGCAATTCCTGTATATGTGAAACACATGATCAGCTTTAAGGAAAATAGTTCTTCGGGAAGATTTGATGTTACCATTGGACCGAAACAGAACATGGGGAAAACAGTAGAAGGAGTTGTCATGACCGTTCACATGCCAAAGGCTGTACTTAATATGAACCTCACTGCTACACAAGGCAGCTACACGTTTGACCCAGTTACTAAA GTGTTAACGTGGGACGTTGGCAAAATCACTCCTCAGAAGCTACCAAACCTGAAGGGCATTGTGAACCTGCAGTCTGGAGCCCCCAAGCCAGAGGAGAATCCCAGTTTAAACATCCAGTTTAAGATCCAACAGCTTGCAATTTCAG GACTGAAAGTGAATCGCTTAGACATGTACGGAGAAAAATACAAGCCTTTTAAAGGTGTCAAATATATTACAAAAGCGGGAAAATTCCAAGTCAGGACATGA